In the genome of Streptomyces lydicus, the window GGCGAACGGCACGGCCGCGTCCGCGCCGGTCTCCGTGCTCGTACCGGTTCCCGTGCCCGCACCGGATCCCGCGTCCGTAGCGCTCTCCCCGTCCGACGCCTGTGCCGCTCCCACCACGATCTCTCCCGTCCCCATCCCCGTACCGTCCTCGTACCCGTACGTGCCGGTCCGCCGCTCGGGCGCCCGCGGGCTTCCCGCCACCGGCCTCTCATCGTAGGCGCCGGGGGCCGGCGGATACCGACCGCGTCAGGCACCGGCCGTCAAATGCTGCCCCCACAAACCGCCCGTCACGGACTGCCCACCACAGACTCCCCGTCACGGACTCCCCGTCTTCAGTTTCAGGTTCCACTTGGCCAGCGGCTCCCCGACCGGCTGGAAGATGGTGACGGTGGCACCGCCGAAGTTGCCGCAGGTGGCGGCGCCTCCGCCGGAGTGCATGCCGATCGCCATCGGGGCGTTGGGCTGGGTGACGTACGAACCGCCCGAATCACCGGGCGCCGAGCAGGCGTTGGTGAACGAAAGGCCCTCGACGACCGTGTTGCCGTAGTCCACGGTCTGGTCGACCCGGGTGATCTCCCCGCAGTGCCAGCCGCTGCTCTGCCCTGAGCGGCAGATCGACATGCCCACCAGGCCCTCCTGGGAACCGGTGACGGCGACCGGCGTACCGCCCTGGCCCGCCACATACGAGCTGACGATCCAGTCCGGCTGGTCGACCCCCACCAGCCCGAAGTCGCCCTCGCGGTCGTTGACGCTGTGCCGGCCGTCCTCGTTGGAGATGCCCATGCGGGTGCCGTCCTTGCCGTACGCGGGCTGGTCGGCGGTGAGGGTGCAGTGACCGGCCGTCAGGAATCCCTGGAAGCCGTCCGGCCCGGTCACCGAGAAGCCGATCGAGCAGATGCCGTCGCTGCCGGGCATCCACCGCTCGCCGCCCACCACCGAGCCGCCCTGCTGACGTGGCCTGCGGTCGCCGCGCTCGAAGGTGACGGGGACCTTGGTGCGCGCCCCGAGACCGCGGACGGCCTCCTCGAAGGCGTCGGTGCGGGCGGTGCGCCTGGTGTGGTCGAGACGGACCACGACGCCGTCGGCGCGCTCGTCCACGCCCCACCCGGTGACGCCCGGTACGCCCTTGCCGGCCTTGCGGTTGATCTGCTGCACCAGTGCGGTGAGCGTGGCGCGGCTGTGCGGCACCGTTTTGGGCACCGCACCGGCGGCACGTACCCGCTGCGCATCGGCGGCGCCGGTGACCGCGACGACGAGCTTGCCGGTCGTCTTGTCGAACCACATCCCGGCGGGCGGTGCGCTGAGCGCCCGGCGCACGCCGGCCACGGCGCGGTGCGCCTCGGCCTCCTGGGCGAGCCGGGCGCGCACCTGCGGTGCCGTCAGCCCGAGGTCCCGGCGCATCGCATCGAGCATGGCGCGCGGCGAGGGCGGGGGCGACGGGTCCGGCCGCGGCACGGCATGCGCCGGACCGAGCGGGCCGGCGGCCGCCATGACGGCGGCGACGGTCGCGCCCCAGAGAGCTGCCTTGCGAAAGCGGCGTTCCATCGGGGTCTCCTCGCGGTGTCGAGTGCACGTCGGGTCCGATTCGTCGAGCCTGCTCGACACCGGGGCGTGCGGCACGAGGGAGATCCCCTGCATCATGGCCGGGTGAGGTACGACCCCGGCCGTCAAATCCCCGCCTCCGGTGGCGCAGTAGCCTTCCGGCAGCTTCCCCGGGCACTGCGGAAGGTGACCTACTCGGGCGCCCGCCATCCGGGAGCGCCGACACCTGAATGCCCGTCATACCCCCTGGCACGGCCGGACGGTGCGCCCGGCGGCGCCGCCCCTGATCCCTTCGCCGATCTGACCGGGGGCGCGAACTGTCAGCGTTACGCCTACGCCGTGCTGCGCCACTTCGG includes:
- a CDS encoding alpha-lytic protease prodomain-containing protein encodes the protein MERRFRKAALWGATVAAVMAAAGPLGPAHAVPRPDPSPPPSPRAMLDAMRRDLGLTAPQVRARLAQEAEAHRAVAGVRRALSAPPAGMWFDKTTGKLVVAVTGAADAQRVRAAGAVPKTVPHSRATLTALVQQINRKAGKGVPGVTGWGVDERADGVVVRLDHTRRTARTDAFEEAVRGLGARTKVPVTFERGDRRPRQQGGSVVGGERWMPGSDGICSIGFSVTGPDGFQGFLTAGHCTLTADQPAYGKDGTRMGISNEDGRHSVNDREGDFGLVGVDQPDWIVSSYVAGQGGTPVAVTGSQEGLVGMSICRSGQSSGWHCGEITRVDQTVDYGNTVVEGLSFTNACSAPGDSGGSYVTQPNAPMAIGMHSGGGAATCGNFGGATVTIFQPVGEPLAKWNLKLKTGSP